Genomic DNA from Blastocatellia bacterium:
TTTCTTGGCCGCCGTGATGGCGAAGAAAAGATTCATGAGCTGTCGCGCGACGGGCGAAACGGCCAGTTGGCCAAACAGGCTGGACTCAATTTCCAGTCCTTTTTCCAGTGTGGTGGCGATGCCGCGTTTGACGGCCTCCAGCGCTTTGAGCGGAGCTGGGTAGTGTCCGTGCGTTGTCTTCAGCACCAACGCGCGCGCTCGGTTGAACAGGAGAGAGCGTCCAAGAGGATTTTTTTCGAGCAACAGATTGATCACCGGATGGCCGCCGACCTTGCGTTTGGGTCGCCAGCCTGACGCCAGTTGCAAGGCGCGTTGACGCGCGGCAATGAGGAGCGTTTCTTTCGGCACGACTTCGTCCACGAGGCCGATGCGTCGAGCTTTCTGTGGGTAGACGTTTTTGCCGGTGAGGATGATGTCGAGCGCGGCCTGAATGCCTATGAGTCGCGGCAATCGCTGTGTGCCGCCGGCGCCGGGCAGCAAGCCCAACTTCACTTCGGGCAGGCCCAGCACTGTCGCGGGATCATCGGTGGCGATGCGATAGTGGCAGCCCAGCGCCAGCTCCAATCCGCCGCCCAGGCATGAGCCGTGAATGGCCGCCACGATGGGCACGCGGGCGTTTTCAAATCGGCTGACGAACTCTTGACCGCGACGACTCATGGCCGCGGCTTGGCCTGCCGTCTGGAAAGTCAGAAAATCGTTAATGTCGGCGCCGGCGATGAAATTATCCGGCTTGTTGCTGATGAGCACGACGGCTTTGAGGGCCGGCTCCTGCTCGATGCGTGTTAACAGGGCTTGGACCTCGTCAACCAGCGAGAGCGAGAGCGTGTTGACCTTCTCGTCAGGCTTATCAATGCGCACAATGCCGACGCCATGCTCATCAATCTCGAATGAAAACGTTTGTGTCATTGTCGGTCCTCATCGTTATTCATGACCACAACAAAACATCATTGCACGGGGCGGTGAGTCAGCCAAGCATTCTCAGTTGCCGAGGCGTGAGCAGCCACTGAAGGGTGGCGCACCGGCCATGCCTCAAGCTGTTCACCGTCAGCTTGCATAGGCCGCCCTTCTTCATGGTGAGCTGCAGCCGCTCATCGCCGACCAGCAAGGTGGAGATGAAACTGCTCAGGTACGGCTCATGGCCGACAAGCAAAATACTATCGGCTGATTTGCCGTGACGGCTCAGTTCCGCGACCAGCTCAGCCGGATCACCGGCCGGTGTCAGCGCCGTTGTGGTGATCAGTTTATCTTGCGCGTCGAACACTGTGGCGACGATCTCCGCCGTATGTCTGGCTCGCTGATATGGGCTTGTCAGAATCAGATCAAACGACAGTCCGAGGGCTTTCATGCCGTGAGCTGCCTGGACCATTTTCTTTTCGCCCTCAGGCGTCAGCGGCCGGTCGCTATCCCGATAGCCGGGCGTGCCGCGTTCAACGGCAATCGCGTGTCGGAGAATATACAGCTCCATACTCACACCGTTGCCTTCTTGGACCGTGATTCAGTTGAGATACGCAGATACTGGTGATTCCAAAACTGGAACAGCTCGTCGGCTGATTGCACATAGGTTTCAATCAACTGCGCGCGTCGCTGGGCCAGCCATTGCTCCACGGCCGGCAACGTCAGTTTTTCTTTTCGCAGAAACGCTGTCAGGTTGGCGGTCAGCACTTCGATATCCTGAACATCTCCCATCATCGTTTGATAGTCGTGCATGTGTTTGAGCCGATCCTGTGTCACATCCACCAGCAAGGGTTGGAGCACTTCGACCATGTAGCGAAATCGTTTGAAGGCCACGCGCGTGCGATGAATGGTGGCCGAATCGGCTGGGTCAACAGCCCGTCGTCGCTCGACGACCTTGGCGAACGCGCGTTCGACAGCGTTGATAATGGCCACAAACGGATCGTCTGATGGAGCCGGA
This window encodes:
- the sixA gene encoding phosphohistidine phosphatase SixA — translated: MELYILRHAIAVERGTPGYRDSDRPLTPEGEKKMVQAAHGMKALGLSFDLILTSPYQRARHTAEIVATVFDAQDKLITTTALTPAGDPAELVAELSRHGKSADSILLVGHEPYLSSFISTLLVGDERLQLTMKKGGLCKLTVNSLRHGRCATLQWLLTPRQLRMLG